One segment of Arcanobacterium haemolyticum DSM 20595 DNA contains the following:
- a CDS encoding IS3 family transposase: protein MKFDQEAKDRVVRLVEDRILAEGLSIQQACQVVAPKLGVSWHTARQWLQQARKTGQVTRAEEDLVAENARLRRENQELRDTNELLKAASAFFASEPGPQRPYLIAFIDEYRDRFSVEFICKTLNEQRQGGFITSRGYRNAKYGTPSARSIRDRELVAKVLQIHGENYGVYGVRKMWHALCRCGLAVGREQTARLMRLAGVSGKGKGRSPITTRKARREDTRPDLVHREFHAAGPNRLWVADITYVRTAQGFVYSAFVTDVFSRKIVGWALSDSMRTEALPLQALNQAITSAKETAGVIHHSDHGSQYVSIAYNDRLTAAGITPSTGTVGDSYDNALAENVNGSYKNELINNHRWKDVLEVEIATFEWVTWWNQTRLHQALDYRTPVEVENDYWRIASTSEKMKTRANA from the coding sequence ATGAAATTTGATCAGGAAGCGAAGGATCGGGTTGTCCGGTTGGTGGAGGATCGGATCCTTGCTGAGGGGCTCTCGATTCAGCAAGCTTGTCAGGTAGTCGCGCCCAAGCTTGGGGTTTCGTGGCACACTGCCCGGCAATGGTTACAGCAAGCACGCAAAACCGGTCAGGTCACAAGGGCTGAGGAAGACCTGGTTGCTGAGAATGCTCGGCTACGCCGGGAGAATCAAGAACTGCGTGACACGAACGAGTTGTTGAAGGCCGCGTCGGCTTTTTTCGCGTCAGAACCAGGCCCCCAACGTCCGTATTTGATCGCGTTTATTGACGAGTATCGTGATCGTTTCTCGGTTGAGTTCATCTGTAAGACGTTAAATGAGCAACGTCAGGGAGGCTTCATCACTTCCCGCGGCTATCGTAACGCTAAGTATGGTACGCCGAGCGCTAGGAGCATCCGGGACCGTGAGCTGGTTGCCAAGGTTCTCCAGATACATGGGGAGAACTATGGTGTCTACGGTGTGCGGAAAATGTGGCACGCGCTCTGCCGTTGCGGCCTCGCGGTTGGCCGCGAGCAGACCGCGAGGCTCATGCGTCTGGCAGGAGTATCCGGGAAAGGCAAGGGACGTTCCCCGATCACGACACGCAAAGCCCGGAGGGAAGATACCAGGCCAGATTTGGTTCATCGCGAGTTTCACGCCGCGGGTCCGAACCGGCTGTGGGTCGCGGACATTACTTATGTTCGAACCGCTCAAGGGTTCGTTTACTCGGCGTTTGTGACGGACGTGTTCTCTCGTAAGATTGTGGGCTGGGCACTATCAGATTCGATGCGGACCGAAGCGTTACCGTTGCAGGCGTTGAATCAGGCGATCACGAGCGCGAAGGAAACGGCCGGGGTGATTCATCACTCAGACCACGGATCGCAGTATGTGTCGATTGCGTATAACGATCGGCTCACCGCTGCGGGTATCACTCCATCAACCGGGACGGTTGGGGATTCCTACGACAACGCACTAGCCGAGAACGTCAACGGCTCATATAAGAACGAGCTGATCAATAACCATCGATGGAAAGACGTTCTTGAGGTCGAGATCGCTACCTTCGAATGGGTGACCTGGTGGAACCAGACCCGGCTCCACCAAGCCCTTGACTACCGCACCCCGGTCGAGGTTGA
- a CDS encoding IS3 family transposase (programmed frameshift), with product MKKFSKHTPEQIVVKLDKARSLKESGSTVAEVCRELGISEATYHRWQRQYGDMTRSEARRFKELQEENEKLKRLLGEAELEKSLLRELAEGKFLTLARKYEAIDHALSLGYSVRLACRVVGVSRGAYYNARRHTTGPSATDKHASLRSWLVTFAASHRRWGYRRAWVKAREAGFDCGRDVVRRIWRQEGLRVFPRKAPKRRCLPLSTPRVEPAACPGDVWALDFQFDTDYHGKTFKICNVIDEFTREHVGFEVGRSITAVSVIELLSNLAASRGGRPRVLRMDNGPEFISHELNKWAAKEGTVEAFIPPGRPWHNGFVESFHNRLRDELLEDEMFDDPAHASHCLRLWSKRYNTCHPHSSLGFVPPAQYAKQWHLTQGGPQAARS from the exons ATGAAGAAGTTCTCGAAGCACACACCCGAACAAATCGTGGTGAAGCTCGACAAGGCCAGGTCCTTGAAGGAATCTGGCAGCACCGTGGCAGAGGTTTGCCGTGAGCTTGGCATCAGTGAGGCAACGTATCACCGGTGGCAGAGACAGTACGGCGACATGACTCGCAGTGAAGCACGGCGGTTCAAGGAGCTGCAGGAAGAAAACGAGAAGCTCAAGCGGTTGCTTGGGGAGGCTGAACTCGAAAAGTCGCTGCTTAGGGAGTTAGCAGAGGGAAAAT TTCTGACCCTGGCACGCAAGTACGAAGCGATTGACCATGCCCTATCGTTGGGGTACTCAGTGCGCTTGGCATGCCGCGTTGTCGGGGTTTCCCGCGGGGCGTACTACAACGCCCGACGCCACACAACCGGGCCTTCTGCCACCGACAAGCACGCCTCGTTGCGTAGCTGGTTGGTGACCTTCGCTGCATCCCATCGTCGCTGGGGCTACCGCCGCGCGTGGGTTAAGGCTCGTGAGGCCGGGTTTGACTGCGGCCGCGATGTCGTGCGCCGCATATGGCGCCAGGAGGGTCTGCGGGTGTTTCCACGCAAGGCTCCCAAGCGGCGGTGTCTGCCCCTATCCACCCCTCGGGTTGAGCCAGCTGCGTGTCCCGGTGATGTGTGGGCATTGGACTTCCAGTTCGACACTGACTACCACGGTAAGACGTTTAAGATCTGCAACGTCATCGATGAGTTCACACGTGAGCACGTGGGATTCGAGGTCGGGCGGTCTATTACCGCCGTGTCAGTCATTGAACTGTTGAGCAATCTTGCTGCCTCCAGAGGTGGCCGTCCGCGAGTGTTGCGCATGGATAACGGCCCTGAGTTCATCAGCCACGAGCTGAACAAGTGGGCAGCCAAGGAGGGCACTGTTGAGGCGTTCATACCACCAGGAAGGCCATGGCACAACGGATTCGTGGAGTCGTTTCACAACCGCCTCCGCGATGAGCTACTCGAAGACGAGATGTTCGACGACCCGGCCCACGCCAGCCACTGCCTCAGGTTGTGGTCAAAGCGCTACAATACGTGTCATCCGCACTCAAGCTTGGGCTTTGTCCCGCCAGCGCAGTACGCCAAACAATGGCACCTAACCCAGGGAGGCCCTCAAGCCGCCCGGTCCTAG
- a CDS encoding ABC transporter permease — MIKNAIAYITRKRNRTLIIFIVLTIVLSCLYSCLTIMKSSNEIEKALYESSNSSISITKKDGKYFNVNQFKDIEKLKEIEEKIIQYDGLAKLKDAKVVSGEQRVNRDDLSDEFKNVVSLEATNNTKRNILFSSGAFTLKEGKNIGENDKNSIIVHEEFVKQNNLKLGDEVNLELLDSEKSGEIKSHKFKIIGIFSGKKQETYTGLSSDFSENMVFVDYSTSQEILNKSENNKIANKILMYSGSAESADLALSKLKELKIDESQYSVEKDSNAFEESLESVSGIKHIIKIMTYSIMLGGMIVLSLILILWLRERIYEIGIFLSIGTSKMQIIMQFIFELIFISIPSIIFSLFLGNVLLKVIVDGFISSEDSMISGGSLTNNTSFMLNIPTLGQSYLILISIIVLSVVFASSLILIKKPKEILSKIS, encoded by the coding sequence GTGATAAAAAATGCTATAGCATATATTACAAGAAAGAGAAATAGAACTTTAATAATTTTTATCGTATTAACTATAGTTCTTTCTTGCTTGTATTCTTGTTTAACAATAATGAAATCAAGCAATGAAATAGAAAAGGCTTTATATGAGAGTTCTAATTCTTCAATATCAATAACAAAAAAAGATGGTAAATATTTTAATGTTAATCAATTTAAAGATATTGAAAAATTAAAAGAAATTGAAGAAAAAATAATTCAATATGATGGATTAGCAAAACTAAAAGACGCTAAAGTAGTTAGCGGAGAACAAAGAGTAAATAGAGACGATTTATCTGACGAATTTAAGAATGTTGTTTCACTCGAAGCTACAAATAATACTAAAAGAAATATTTTATTTAGTAGTGGAGCATTTACACTTAAAGAAGGTAAAAATATAGGAGAAAATGATAAGAATTCAATTATTGTTCATGAAGAATTTGTTAAACAAAACAATCTAAAATTAGGTGATGAAGTTAATCTTGAATTACTAGATAGTGAAAAAAGTGGAGAAATAAAAAGTCATAAGTTTAAAATTATAGGGATCTTTTCTGGTAAAAAACAGGAAACATATACAGGATTGTCTTCTGATTTTAGTGAAAATATGGTGTTTGTAGATTATTCAACAAGCCAAGAGATATTAAATAAATCAGAAAATAATAAAATCGCAAATAAAATTTTAATGTATTCTGGCAGTGCAGAATCTGCAGACTTAGCCTTAAGTAAATTGAAAGAGCTTAAAATTGATGAGTCACAGTATTCTGTTGAAAAAGATTCTAATGCGTTTGAAGAGTCTTTAGAGTCAGTAAGTGGAATAAAACATATTATAAAAATAATGACTTATTCCATTATGTTAGGTGGGATGATTGTTCTTTCATTAATCTTGATTCTATGGTTAAGAGAAAGAATTTATGAAATAGGTATATTTTTATCTATTGGAACATCTAAGATGCAGATTATAATGCAATTTATATTCGAGTTAATATTCATATCGATACCAAGTATAATATTTTCCTTATTTTTAGGAAATGTATTACTAAAAGTAATTGTAGATGGATTCATTAGCTCAGAGGACTCAATGATTTCCGGTGGAAGTTTAACAAATAATACTAGTTTTATGTTAAATATACCAACACTTGGACAAAGTTATTTAATATTAATAAGTATTATTGTTTTATCAGTTGTATTTGCTTCTTCATTAATATTAATCAAGAAGCCTAAAGAAATATTATCAAAGATAAGTTAG
- a CDS encoding ABC transporter ATP-binding protein, with protein sequence MDILEIKNVAYSYANSKEKVLSAVNQKFELGKFYAIVGKSGTGKSTLLSLLAGLDKPQIGKILFKNEDIQKKGYSNHRKNNISLVFQNYNLIDYLSPIENIRLVNKSADESILFELGLDKKQIKRNVMKLSGGQQQRVAIARALVSDAPIILADEPTGNLDSVTAGEIINILKTLAKDRNKCIVVVTHSKEVADSADIILELSGKKLKKVNKMNLEVE encoded by the coding sequence ATGGATATATTAGAAATAAAGAACGTAGCATATAGTTATGCAAATTCTAAAGAAAAAGTTTTGTCAGCAGTAAATCAAAAATTTGAACTTGGGAAGTTTTATGCGATTGTAGGAAAGTCGGGAACAGGAAAATCTACACTTCTTTCCTTACTTGCTGGACTTGATAAACCTCAAATAGGAAAAATATTGTTTAAGAATGAAGATATACAAAAGAAAGGATATAGTAACCATAGAAAAAATAATATATCTTTAGTATTTCAAAACTATAATTTAATAGATTATTTATCACCAATTGAAAATATTAGATTAGTAAATAAATCAGCAGATGAAAGTATCTTGTTTGAACTAGGTTTAGATAAAAAACAAATAAAAAGAAATGTTATGAAATTATCTGGTGGGCAGCAACAAAGAGTAGCTATCGCCAGAGCATTGGTATCAGATGCTCCAATAATACTAGCTGATGAGCCTACTGGTAATCTAGACAGTGTTACTGCTGGGGAAATAATTAATATATTAAAGACATTAGCTAAAGATAGAAATAAATGTATTGTGGTTGTAACACATAGTAAGGAAGTAGCAGATTCTGCGGATATCATTTTAGAACTAAGTGGTAAAAAGCTGAAAAAAGTAAATAAAATGAATCTGGAGGTTGAATAA
- a CDS encoding ABC transporter permease yields the protein MIKNAFAYVTRKILKSLVIILVILSMSTLSLISLSIKDATDRASKETFANITNSFSMEINRQVNPGTPRGGGNVKGEDIKKISQTDSIDSYVKRINSVADLVDYDIIETQQTLANQSPERAKNFKRTVMLTGVNNSPKETKFVSEAYKLVAGKHLENEDKNKILMHKDLAEKNNLKVGDKIKIKSNLFDADNEKGADETVEVEIKGLFDGHNSGGVSAAQELYENTLITDVHTAAKVYGNTEDTAAYQDATFFVKGDKDLDSVIKDLGKLDINWKEYNLIKSSSNYPALQQSISGIYSISNKLFVGSLIFAGVVVSLLLFLWMNARKKEIAVLLSLGISKLEIFGQFLIEMVFISIPAFVGSYFLAQYTADKLGNNILNKVTGDIAEQIARKAASSQLGGGAEAEGFNKTLSSLDINVLPKFIIYVVIFMSLVLLVSLFISSFSILRKNPKELLIDNN from the coding sequence ATGATAAAAAATGCATTTGCTTATGTAACTAGAAAAATCTTAAAGTCATTAGTTATCATATTAGTTATTTTATCTATGTCAACTTTGAGTCTCATTAGTTTATCTATTAAAGATGCTACGGACAGAGCTTCAAAAGAAACATTTGCTAATATAACAAATAGTTTTTCTATGGAGATAAATAGACAAGTAAATCCAGGAACACCTAGAGGTGGGGGAAATGTAAAAGGTGAAGATATTAAAAAGATATCTCAAACCGATAGCATAGACTCCTATGTAAAAAGAATAAACAGTGTTGCGGATTTAGTTGATTATGATATTATCGAAACTCAACAGACTCTTGCGAATCAGTCACCTGAAAGAGCGAAGAATTTTAAAAGAACAGTTATGTTAACTGGAGTTAACAACTCGCCAAAAGAAACAAAATTTGTATCAGAAGCATATAAATTAGTAGCAGGAAAGCATTTAGAAAACGAAGATAAAAATAAAATCTTAATGCATAAAGATTTAGCTGAAAAAAATAATCTTAAAGTTGGCGATAAGATAAAAATAAAATCTAATTTATTTGATGCTGATAATGAGAAAGGTGCAGATGAAACAGTAGAAGTAGAAATTAAAGGTCTATTCGATGGGCATAATAGCGGTGGAGTAAGTGCAGCACAAGAACTGTACGAAAATACATTAATCACTGATGTCCATACAGCTGCTAAAGTCTATGGTAATACAGAAGATACAGCTGCATATCAAGATGCAACATTCTTTGTAAAAGGTGATAAGGATCTTGATAGTGTAATAAAAGATCTTGGGAAATTAGATATAAATTGGAAAGAATATAATTTAATTAAAAGCTCATCAAATTACCCTGCATTACAACAATCTATATCAGGTATCTACTCAATTTCAAATAAATTATTTGTTGGCTCATTAATATTTGCAGGTGTTGTAGTTTCATTATTACTATTCTTGTGGATGAATGCTAGAAAGAAAGAAATAGCAGTATTACTGTCATTAGGTATATCAAAGTTAGAAATTTTTGGTCAATTCCTAATTGAGATGGTATTTATATCAATCCCTGCATTCGTTGGTTCTTATTTCTTAGCTCAATATACAGCTGATAAGCTTGGGAATAATATATTGAATAAGGTTACTGGCGATATAGCTGAACAAATAGCTAGAAAAGCTGCATCTAGCCAATTAGGTGGTGGGGCAGAAGCTGAAGGATTTAACAAGACATTATCAAGTTTAGATATTAATGTATTACCTAAATTCATAATTTATGTAGTTATATTTATGAGTTTAGTACTTCTTGTGTCATTGTTTATTTCTTCATTCTCTATATTAAGAAAGAATCCAAAAGAATTATTAATTGACAATAATTAA
- a CDS encoding AIR carboxylase family protein, with protein MKKIGIVTGSDSDLPIIEKAIDYLQRIDYLQRVNAQFTVNVYSAHRAPDHTLEFARSVRDNGYEVIIAAAGMSAHLAGVLAAHTTGPG; from the coding sequence GTGAAAAAGATTGGCATCGTCACGGGAAGTGACAGCGATCTACCAATTATTGAAAAGGCCATCGATTACCTACAACGTATCGATTACCTACAACGTGTGAACGCCCAATTTACGGTAAATGTTTATTCGGCACACCGCGCCCCAGATCACACTCTCGAATTTGCCCGTTCCGTACGGGATAACGGATACGAAGTAATCATCGCAGCGGCTGGTATGTCCGCTCACCTCGCCGGAGTTCTGGCAGCACACACAACTGGCCCGGGCTGA
- a CDS encoding AIR carboxylase family protein, which produces MAVHTTLPVIGIPCRSSNLDGKDALLSTAVLAKDTAISKKFSTTN; this is translated from the coding sequence CTGGCAGTACACACAACGCTCCCAGTGATCGGCATTCCATGTAGATCATCAAACCTTGATGGGAAGGATGCACTTCTTTCTACCGCCGTCCTGGCAAAGGATACTGCTATTTCCAAAAAATTTTCCACCACTAACTAA
- the acnA gene encoding aconitate hydratase AcnA: MSIDTFHAKSSLKVGEETYTIYRLDALPGLTKLPYSLKVLAENLLRTEDGRNVTADHISALASWDPAGKPKDEIQFTPARVVMQDFTGVPCIVDLATMREAVSDLGGNPDVINPLNPAEMVIDHSVQIDVFGQRGAIARNMDIEYGRNQERYQFLRWGQGAFDNFTVVPPGTGIVHQVNIEHLARVTMVSGNGEQVAYPDTCVGTDSHTTMVNGLGVLGWGVGGIEAEAAMLGQPVSMLIPRVVGFKLTGEIPAGATATDVVLTITDMLRKHGVVGKFVEFYGDGVGAVPLANRATIGNMSPEFGSTAAIFPIDSVTLDYLRLTGRSEQQIALVEAYARAQGLWHDPLNEARYSEYLELDLSTVVPSIAGPKRPQDRIELTNAKEAFRSAVRAYTNDPGEDRPHKPTSLHMRGIDTELDHGSVAIASITSCTNTSNPSVMMAAGILAKNAVERGLTSKPWVKTSMAPGSQVVTDYYEKAGLWPALEKLGFHLVGYGCATCIGNSGPLPEEVSAAINDADLAVVSVLSGNRNFEGRINPDIKMNYLASPPLVIAYALAGTMDIDFATEPLGCDAEGRDVFLADIWPSPEDVQDTIDRSVTRDMFEESYSDVFAGDERWQSLDTPTGSTFTWDGDSTYVRKAPYFEGMSMDLTPVEDIAGARVLAKLGDSVTTDHISPAGAIKADSPAGRYLTDHGVAVRDFNSYGSRRGNHEVMIRGTFANIRLRNQLLDNVEGGYTRNFLTGEQEAIFDAAMAYHEARTPLIVLGGKEYGSGSSRDWAAKGTALLGVKAVIAESFERIHRSNLIGMGVIPLQFPEGESADSLGLDGTETFDLSGIASLNDGETPEHIRVRAAHTSGTVIEFDAVARIDTPGEADYFRNGGILQYVLRSLVKG; this comes from the coding sequence ATGAGTATCGATACTTTTCACGCAAAGTCATCCCTGAAAGTTGGGGAAGAAACGTACACCATCTATCGCCTCGATGCGCTACCTGGTCTCACTAAGCTTCCGTATTCGCTCAAAGTTTTGGCAGAAAACCTGCTGCGCACTGAAGATGGGCGGAACGTGACCGCGGATCATATTTCAGCACTAGCCAGTTGGGATCCCGCCGGAAAGCCGAAGGACGAAATCCAATTCACCCCTGCGCGTGTAGTCATGCAAGATTTCACTGGCGTGCCTTGCATCGTCGATCTTGCCACGATGCGCGAAGCAGTCAGTGATCTGGGTGGAAATCCAGACGTGATCAATCCGCTCAACCCAGCAGAAATGGTGATCGATCATTCGGTTCAAATCGATGTTTTTGGTCAGCGTGGTGCCATCGCCCGCAATATGGATATCGAATACGGCAGAAACCAAGAACGCTACCAATTCTTGCGGTGGGGGCAAGGCGCCTTCGATAACTTCACTGTAGTTCCACCCGGAACCGGGATTGTTCACCAGGTCAATATCGAACACCTTGCGCGTGTGACTATGGTGAGTGGTAACGGTGAACAAGTGGCATACCCGGACACCTGCGTTGGCACCGATTCCCACACCACAATGGTCAACGGGCTTGGTGTACTCGGCTGGGGTGTGGGAGGAATTGAGGCTGAAGCGGCGATGCTCGGTCAGCCGGTATCGATGCTCATCCCGCGCGTCGTCGGATTTAAACTGACGGGAGAAATCCCAGCTGGAGCTACGGCAACCGACGTCGTTCTTACCATCACCGATATGCTCCGCAAGCACGGCGTAGTTGGTAAATTTGTGGAATTTTATGGCGACGGGGTTGGGGCAGTACCGTTGGCAAACCGCGCCACAATCGGAAATATGTCCCCTGAATTCGGTTCCACTGCCGCAATCTTCCCAATCGATTCTGTCACACTCGATTACTTGCGGCTCACAGGGCGAAGCGAACAGCAGATCGCCCTGGTGGAAGCATACGCACGTGCTCAAGGCCTCTGGCATGATCCACTCAACGAAGCGCGTTATTCGGAATACCTCGAACTCGACCTTTCCACCGTGGTTCCGTCCATCGCCGGACCAAAGCGCCCACAAGATCGCATCGAACTCACGAATGCAAAAGAAGCGTTCAGATCAGCCGTGCGTGCATACACTAACGATCCAGGCGAAGATCGCCCGCACAAGCCAACATCACTTCATATGCGCGGGATCGATACGGAATTGGATCACGGATCGGTAGCGATCGCGTCGATCACCTCATGTACGAATACTTCAAACCCATCCGTGATGATGGCTGCAGGAATTCTTGCCAAGAACGCTGTAGAACGTGGGCTTACATCCAAACCATGGGTGAAAACGTCGATGGCTCCAGGGTCCCAAGTAGTCACTGATTACTACGAGAAAGCCGGACTCTGGCCAGCACTCGAAAAACTCGGCTTCCATCTGGTGGGATACGGATGCGCCACGTGTATTGGCAACTCTGGGCCGCTCCCAGAAGAAGTATCTGCGGCAATTAACGATGCGGACCTCGCCGTCGTCTCCGTTCTATCTGGGAACCGTAACTTCGAAGGGCGAATCAACCCGGATATTAAAATGAACTACCTGGCCTCCCCACCACTCGTCATTGCATACGCGCTGGCAGGAACGATGGACATCGATTTCGCAACGGAACCACTGGGGTGCGATGCGGAAGGCCGTGACGTTTTCTTGGCTGATATCTGGCCGTCTCCAGAAGACGTCCAAGACACCATCGATCGCAGTGTTACGAGGGACATGTTTGAGGAATCGTATTCAGACGTGTTTGCTGGAGACGAACGTTGGCAGAGCCTCGATACTCCAACTGGATCCACGTTCACATGGGACGGCGATTCCACATACGTGCGTAAAGCGCCGTATTTCGAAGGAATGAGCATGGATCTTACTCCGGTAGAAGATATTGCCGGGGCGCGAGTGCTTGCGAAACTGGGCGATTCCGTGACCACCGATCACATTTCTCCAGCGGGCGCGATCAAGGCTGATTCGCCGGCAGGGCGATATCTTACCGATCATGGCGTGGCAGTTCGCGATTTCAATTCTTACGGTTCGCGCCGTGGAAACCATGAAGTGATGATCCGCGGAACGTTTGCAAATATTCGGTTGCGGAACCAGCTGCTCGATAACGTGGAAGGTGGATACACGCGAAACTTCCTCACCGGCGAACAGGAGGCGATCTTCGATGCTGCGATGGCATATCACGAAGCACGAACCCCGTTGATCGTGTTAGGCGGGAAAGAATACGGATCTGGTTCGTCACGTGATTGGGCAGCCAAGGGAACTGCGTTGCTTGGAGTGAAGGCGGTTATTGCTGAATCCTTCGAACGTATTCACCGATCGAACCTGATCGGTATGGGAGTCATTCCGTTGCAGTTCCCAGAAGGGGAGAGCGCTGATAGCCTTGGCCTGGATGGTACCGAAACGTTCGATCTGTCAGGTATTGCTTCGCTTAATGACGGAGAAACTCCAGAGCATATCCGGGTTCGCGCCGCGCATACGAGCGGAACCGTGATCGAATTTGATGCTGTGGCTCGAATTGATACACCTGGTGAAGCGGACTATTTCCGCAATGGAGGTATTTTGCAGTACGTGTTGCGTTCTTTAGTGAAAGGCTGA